A stretch of Crossiella cryophila DNA encodes these proteins:
- a CDS encoding FAD-dependent oxidoreductase, which yields MSSPHIAVIGGGTGGLGLAHALHNAGISVSVHERHRVRTERLQGYRVSLNPDGSRALSRCLSARRWQEFLDHCVEADYGDQVLTDTQLRERLRLRAAPRKVVADRAEATNDIQRSTLQTLLASGLEDIVHYDQDFTRYEHLPNGQVRCHFADGGSTVADLVVGADGGRSRVRAQLLPTAKRHDTGMFIVAGKYLLTEERAQNLPAQLRTGITGALEMRGCSLMSMPIRQNKNGGVNDETYQHNPVLFDNTVDYLLWSYNASPSHHPGLTRGADPHTLRELVGSLIADWHPGLRRMVADTEAETISLLPVHTADPVRPWPTTRVTLLGDAIHSMTPFLGLGAGTALRDARLLADRIIEVANGGRDLLAAVGEYEREMLDYGFAAVADSRRASRMFLADNAFARLAFGAASRLLTAFPSLQQKFVNQ from the coding sequence ATGTCCTCCCCGCACATCGCGGTCATCGGCGGCGGCACCGGCGGACTCGGCCTGGCGCACGCCCTGCACAACGCAGGCATCAGCGTCAGCGTGCACGAACGGCACCGGGTGCGCACCGAACGCCTGCAGGGCTACCGGGTCAGCCTCAACCCCGACGGCTCCCGCGCGCTCAGCCGCTGCCTCTCCGCCCGGCGCTGGCAGGAGTTCCTGGACCACTGCGTGGAGGCCGACTACGGCGACCAGGTGCTCACCGACACCCAATTGCGGGAACGACTGCGGCTGCGCGCCGCACCCAGGAAGGTGGTCGCCGACCGGGCCGAGGCCACCAACGACATCCAGCGCAGCACCCTGCAAACCCTGCTCGCCAGTGGACTCGAGGACATCGTCCACTACGACCAGGACTTCACCCGCTACGAACACCTCCCGAACGGCCAGGTGCGCTGCCACTTCGCCGACGGCGGCAGCACCGTCGCGGACCTGGTGGTCGGCGCCGACGGCGGCCGCTCCCGGGTGCGCGCCCAGCTGCTGCCCACCGCGAAACGCCACGACACCGGCATGTTCATCGTGGCGGGCAAGTACCTGCTCACCGAGGAACGCGCGCAGAACCTGCCCGCCCAGCTGCGCACCGGCATCACCGGCGCGCTGGAGATGCGCGGCTGCAGCCTGATGTCCATGCCCATCAGGCAGAACAAGAACGGCGGTGTCAACGACGAGACCTACCAGCACAACCCGGTGCTCTTCGACAACACCGTCGACTACCTGCTCTGGTCCTACAACGCCAGCCCCAGCCACCACCCCGGACTGACCAGGGGCGCCGACCCGCACACCCTGCGCGAGCTGGTCGGCTCACTCATCGCCGACTGGCATCCCGGACTGCGCCGGATGGTCGCCGACACCGAGGCGGAGACCATCTCACTGCTGCCCGTGCACACCGCGGACCCGGTGCGGCCCTGGCCCACCACCAGGGTCACCCTGCTCGGCGACGCCATCCACAGCATGACCCCCTTCCTCGGCCTCGGCGCGGGCACCGCGCTGCGCGATGCCCGGCTGCTCGCCGACCGGATCATCGAGGTCGCCAACGGCGGCCGGGATCTCCTGGCAGCGGTGGGGGAGTACGAACGGGAGATGCTCGACTACGGCTTCGCCGCGGTCGCCGACTCCCGCCGCGCCTCCCGGATGTTCCTGGCCGACAACGCTTTCGCCCGCCTGGCCTTCGGCGCCGCGTCCCGGCTGCTGACCGCCTTCCCGTCCCTGCAACAGAAGTTCGTCAACCAGTGA
- a CDS encoding pyridoxamine 5'-phosphate oxidase family protein, which produces MSEAFSALEEDFLKVTSTVVLATVTTVDGNGAPRSRVLHPVWEVVDGRPVGWIFTSRSPVKTKHLAGNPNVAVSYLSAIGEVVLAECVASWVEDGETKKHVYELINGRGDGYDLRLFGIDSPENPAFEVLRLDPSRVQVNTDFPKDFTFIPRMAKL; this is translated from the coding sequence ATGTCCGAAGCATTCTCCGCGCTGGAGGAGGACTTCCTGAAGGTCACCAGCACCGTCGTGCTGGCCACCGTGACCACCGTGGACGGCAACGGAGCCCCGCGCTCCCGGGTGCTGCACCCGGTGTGGGAGGTGGTGGACGGCCGCCCGGTCGGCTGGATCTTCACCTCCCGATCCCCGGTCAAGACCAAACACCTGGCCGGGAACCCGAACGTCGCGGTGTCCTACCTCAGCGCGATCGGCGAGGTCGTGCTCGCCGAGTGCGTGGCCAGCTGGGTGGAGGACGGGGAGACCAAGAAGCACGTGTACGAGCTGATCAACGGCCGCGGCGACGGGTACGACCTGCGGCTGTTCGGCATCGACAGCCCGGAGAACCCGGCCTTCGAGGTGCTGCGGCTGGACCCGTCCCGGGTGCAGGTCAACACCGACTTCCCGAAGGACTTCACCTTCATCCCACGGATGGCCAAGCTCTGA
- a CDS encoding thioesterase II family protein: MTDDLWVRRFHPAPQAPARLLCLPHAGGSASYFFPVSRALTPGVEVLAVQYPGRQDRRQEPGIDSIEALADEVTKAVRPWLDRPVTLFGHSMGASLAFEVARRLEAEGIRPTGLFASGRRAPSRPRDERTHLLDDDRLIVDVRKLAGTDSALLEDEDVLRMVLPAIRTDYKAAETYRYTPGPPLSCPVIALTGDADPKATVDEVKSWDEHTTGSFELKVFPGGHFFLNAVVPEILRMISAHIDGHLAGTA; the protein is encoded by the coding sequence ATGACTGACGATCTCTGGGTGCGTCGTTTTCACCCGGCGCCACAGGCACCCGCCCGACTGCTGTGCCTGCCGCACGCCGGTGGGTCGGCCAGCTACTTCTTCCCGGTCTCCCGCGCGCTGACCCCCGGCGTTGAGGTGCTCGCCGTGCAGTACCCCGGCAGGCAGGACCGCAGGCAGGAGCCGGGCATCGATTCCATCGAGGCGCTGGCCGATGAGGTGACCAAGGCCGTGCGGCCCTGGCTGGACCGCCCGGTCACCCTGTTCGGGCACAGCATGGGCGCGTCGCTGGCCTTCGAGGTGGCGCGCAGGCTGGAGGCGGAGGGGATCCGGCCGACCGGGTTGTTCGCCTCCGGTCGCCGCGCGCCGTCCCGGCCCCGCGACGAGCGCACCCACCTGCTCGATGACGACCGGTTGATCGTCGACGTCCGGAAGCTGGCAGGCACCGACTCCGCGCTGCTGGAGGACGAGGACGTGCTGCGGATGGTGCTGCCGGCGATCCGCACCGACTACAAGGCCGCCGAGACCTACCGCTACACGCCGGGTCCGCCGTTGTCCTGTCCGGTGATCGCGTTGACCGGGGACGCCGATCCCAAGGCCACCGTGGACGAGGTGAAATCCTGGGATGAGCACACCACCGGTTCATTCGAGCTGAAAGTATTTCCCGGCGGGCATTTCTTTCTCAACGCCGTGGTGCCGGAGATCCTGCGAATGATCTCCGCGCACATCGACGGCCATCTGGCCGGCACTGCGTGA
- a CDS encoding helix-turn-helix domain-containing protein, with protein sequence MLREFRLRAGMTQEELAEGSGVSARTISLLETGRREAPRLASARLLAEALSLPVEERGALFAATRGEMTGLLPTQQTGERTTTTETAVQVGSHGFLPYDVPDFVGRDAELNRLRHLASLSASTVIAVLDGMAGIGKSALAVHAGHALTALYPDGQFYCDLRGFSQGHQPLDPAEALEALLRMVNVPSWQIPPTVDERAALWRASVAGQRVLVVLDNVSDTDQVRPLLPGTAGSLVVVTSRRRLPALAGAIPLSLDVLPPGDALRLFTRVAGRDRMRDEEASAAEIVKLCGFLPMAVRIAAVRLANRPSWTTGHLAERLRDDNRRLGELAVAGMPGVATTFTLSYRLLDQHQLRLFRLLGRHGGEVFDPDAAATLAGLTPMRAEELLETLVDNHLLLQPAPGRYTFHELLRDQARSLTED encoded by the coding sequence ATGTTGCGAGAGTTTCGCCTGCGCGCCGGAATGACGCAGGAGGAACTGGCTGAGGGTTCGGGTGTGTCGGCCCGGACGATCAGCTTGCTGGAGACCGGGAGGCGTGAGGCGCCTCGGCTGGCCTCGGCGAGACTGCTCGCCGAGGCACTGTCCCTGCCGGTGGAGGAACGCGGTGCGCTGTTCGCGGCGACCCGCGGTGAGATGACCGGCCTGCTGCCGACCCAGCAGACCGGCGAACGCACCACCACGACCGAGACAGCGGTCCAGGTGGGGTCGCACGGGTTCCTGCCCTACGACGTGCCCGACTTCGTCGGTCGCGACGCGGAGCTGAACCGGTTGCGGCACTTGGCCAGTCTGTCGGCGAGCACGGTCATCGCGGTGCTCGACGGCATGGCCGGCATCGGAAAATCGGCACTGGCCGTGCACGCCGGGCACGCGCTGACCGCGCTGTACCCGGACGGCCAGTTCTATTGCGATCTCAGGGGTTTCAGCCAGGGCCACCAGCCACTGGATCCTGCCGAAGCCCTGGAGGCGTTGCTGCGGATGGTGAACGTGCCGTCCTGGCAGATACCGCCCACAGTGGACGAACGCGCCGCGCTGTGGCGGGCCAGTGTCGCCGGACAACGGGTTCTGGTGGTGCTGGACAACGTCTCGGACACCGATCAGGTCCGCCCGCTGCTGCCGGGCACCGCGGGCAGCCTGGTCGTGGTCACCTCCCGTCGCCGGCTACCCGCCCTGGCCGGTGCGATTCCGTTGTCGCTGGACGTTCTTCCGCCCGGGGACGCCCTGCGACTGTTCACCCGAGTGGCCGGCCGGGACCGCATGCGGGACGAGGAGGCCAGCGCGGCCGAGATCGTCAAGCTGTGCGGTTTCCTGCCGATGGCGGTGCGCATCGCCGCGGTCCGGCTGGCCAACCGGCCCAGCTGGACCACCGGTCACCTCGCGGAGCGGCTGCGGGATGACAACCGCAGGCTGGGTGAGCTTGCCGTGGCCGGGATGCCCGGTGTGGCAACGACATTCACCCTGTCCTATCGCCTGTTGGACCAGCACCAGCTCCGGCTGTTCCGCCTGTTGGGCAGACATGGCGGCGAGGTCTTCGACCCCGACGCGGCAGCCACACTGGCCGGCCTCACCCCGATGCGGGCCGAGGAACTGCTGGAAACCCTGGTGGACAACCACCTGCTGTTGCAACCGGCGCCGGGCCGCTACACCTTCCACGAGCTGCTGCGGGATCAGGCCCGCAGTCTCACGGAGGACTGA
- a CDS encoding LacI family DNA-binding transcriptional regulator, which yields MSVSRRPTAERVTLEVVARVAGVSRATVSRVVNGKASVDEGLRQAVERAISETGYLPNLAARSLVTRRADAIALVLPEESRILGDPFFGRVVSGVTSVLNPLGLHLVLLMTGRDSREQVVTDLRQGRLDGVILIHTYAQDPLPGQLLKSRLPVVLAGKSPNPTRITYVDVDQVAGGALAAQHLHALVRHDFATITGPLEAPAGQGRLTGFRDTLIGLGHPPPLIAEGDFSRAGGAAAMERLLADTPGLDAVFVASDLMAQGALPVLRKHGRRVPEDVAVIGFDDSSAALACEPPLTTVRQPVEDMAAEMARQVLTRVEDPDVPPAAVIFEPTLVHRDSA from the coding sequence GTGTCCGTCTCCCGCCGCCCCACCGCCGAACGCGTGACCCTGGAGGTCGTCGCGCGGGTCGCCGGTGTGTCGCGGGCGACGGTATCCCGGGTGGTCAACGGCAAGGCCAGCGTGGACGAGGGTCTGCGCCAGGCGGTCGAGCGGGCCATCTCCGAAACCGGTTACCTGCCCAATCTGGCGGCCCGTTCCCTGGTCACCCGGCGCGCCGACGCGATCGCGCTGGTGCTGCCGGAGGAGAGCCGGATCCTGGGCGACCCGTTCTTCGGCCGGGTGGTCAGCGGGGTGACCAGCGTGCTCAACCCGCTGGGCCTGCACCTGGTGCTGCTGATGACCGGCCGGGACAGTCGCGAGCAGGTGGTCACCGACCTGCGTCAGGGCCGCCTGGACGGGGTGATCCTGATCCACACCTACGCCCAGGACCCGCTGCCCGGTCAGCTCCTGAAGTCCCGCCTGCCGGTCGTGCTGGCCGGGAAGTCGCCCAATCCCACCCGCATCACCTACGTGGATGTGGACCAGGTCGCGGGCGGCGCGCTGGCCGCCCAGCACCTGCACGCCCTTGTCCGCCACGACTTCGCCACCATCACCGGCCCGCTGGAGGCCCCCGCGGGCCAGGGTCGTCTCACCGGCTTCCGGGACACCCTCATCGGCCTCGGCCACCCGCCCCCGCTGATCGCCGAGGGCGATTTCAGCCGCGCGGGCGGCGCCGCCGCGATGGAACGGCTGCTCGCCGACACCCCCGGCCTGGACGCGGTGTTCGTCGCCTCCGACCTGATGGCCCAGGGTGCGCTGCCGGTGCTGCGCAAGCACGGCCGCCGGGTGCCCGAGGACGTCGCGGTGATCGGTTTCGACGACAGCAGCGCCGCGCTGGCCTGTGAGCCCCCGCTGACCACGGTCCGCCAGCCGGTGGAGGACATGGCCGCGGAAATGGCCCGCCAGGTGCTCACCAGGGTCGAGGACCCGGACGTGCCGCCGGCCGCGGTGATCTTCGAACCCACGCTCGTGCACCGGGACTCGGCCTGA
- a CDS encoding DUF305 domain-containing protein, with amino-acid sequence MSLARPMLIALLGLGLTGCAQQAASPPPSAPSTAAGVFGPTETAFAELVIATDDQAVKLLDAGAARVVRPALRELAAELGSARRAERETLHELLKQAGVAYVDNHQGHDMPGMPTEPELSALARAADFDAEFIRLLRAHLTESSTVATSAAESITHPATKEVAGRMTGQREVDLARLAQLTGG; translated from the coding sequence ATGAGCTTGGCCCGGCCCATGCTCATCGCCCTGCTGGGTCTCGGCCTGACCGGCTGTGCCCAGCAGGCCGCGTCCCCGCCGCCGTCAGCGCCCTCGACGGCGGCGGGGGTGTTCGGGCCGACCGAGACCGCCTTCGCCGAACTGGTCATCGCCACCGACGACCAGGCGGTCAAACTGCTCGACGCGGGCGCGGCCCGGGTGGTGAGACCGGCGCTGCGCGAGCTGGCGGCCGAACTCGGCTCGGCCCGCCGCGCGGAACGGGAAACCCTGCACGAGCTGCTCAAACAGGCCGGGGTGGCCTATGTGGACAACCACCAGGGCCACGACATGCCCGGCATGCCGACCGAGCCCGAGCTGAGCGCGCTGGCCAGGGCGGCGGACTTCGACGCGGAGTTCATCCGGCTGCTGCGCGCGCACCTGACCGAATCGAGCACGGTGGCCACTTCGGCGGCCGAGTCGATCACCCATCCGGCCACCAAGGAGGTCGCCGGGCGGATGACCGGGCAACGCGAGGTGGATCTGGCCCGGCTCGCCCAGCTCACGGGCGGCTGA
- a CDS encoding DUF1996 domain-containing protein has product MAVVAGLLTGGAGAAQAEPVRVAEFVADCQLSHRLPDDPIVLPNLAGASHLHDFFGNNSTNARSTLQSLAGATGNCDPLIDISSYWVPTLFKDNVPVPPRFMTFYYLGEGVNRPQDIRSYPLGLKVVAGNAKATGHHDSIARWSCLHAGQVNPSKDFVECPPNTMLETYLDFPQCWNGRDLDSPNHAGHLAYPVAGGCPSAHPVPVPKLRMVLRYPVTGPTGGLRLSSGPGYTMHGDFFNVWPAAELDRRVRNCLNVVIKCNAAGVPG; this is encoded by the coding sequence ATGGCCGTGGTCGCGGGCCTGCTCACCGGCGGCGCGGGCGCGGCGCAGGCCGAGCCGGTGCGGGTGGCCGAGTTCGTGGCCGACTGCCAGCTCAGCCACCGGCTGCCCGATGACCCGATCGTGCTGCCCAACCTGGCCGGGGCCTCACACCTGCACGACTTCTTCGGCAACAACTCGACCAACGCGCGCTCGACCCTGCAATCGTTGGCCGGGGCCACCGGCAACTGCGATCCGCTGATCGACATCTCCTCCTACTGGGTGCCGACGCTGTTCAAGGACAACGTGCCGGTGCCGCCGCGGTTCATGACCTTCTACTACCTCGGCGAGGGCGTGAACCGGCCGCAGGACATCCGGTCCTACCCGCTCGGGCTGAAGGTGGTGGCGGGCAACGCCAAGGCCACCGGCCACCACGACAGCATCGCGCGCTGGTCCTGCCTGCACGCCGGGCAGGTGAACCCCTCCAAGGACTTCGTGGAGTGCCCGCCGAACACGATGCTGGAGACCTACCTGGACTTCCCGCAGTGCTGGAACGGCCGGGACCTGGACTCGCCCAACCACGCCGGTCACCTGGCCTACCCGGTGGCGGGCGGCTGCCCGTCCGCGCACCCGGTGCCGGTGCCCAAGCTGCGCATGGTGCTGCGGTATCCGGTGACCGGTCCGACCGGCGGCCTGCGGCTGTCCTCCGGGCCCGGGTACACCATGCACGGCGACTTCTTCAACGTCTGGCCCGCGGCCGAACTGGACCGCCGGGTGCGCAACTGCCTCAACGTGGTGATCAAGTGCAACGCCGCGGGCGTGCCCGGATGA
- a CDS encoding discoidin domain-containing protein gives MLASVGVGVALPGAAAAAPDPGQAAPPRTDLARFRPVTASSTAYAAAPPEFAVDGLAVTGVRGSGWRAEAAGPQWLIVDLQAQCRIEAVRLVFEARLTDPAYVPGTGWNPFSDTDGSEILSSAATAFRLEVSDNGTAWRTVYETSSGPGGQVDIALPTPATGRWVRLSTSRTHNTNPVGLNGFEVYGSTERPRPAVKGWTDWGRNTRPAPALTVGKDGTVPLESGWSLTMDEWAGTSDGAALSGPSIDTTTWLPASVPGTVLADLVDQGHLPDPVSGQNNLHIPEALSRHSWWYRRAFTVPRELDVSAGRQVWLELDGVNHHGEVWLNGHKVGTVTSPFARAHLNITEALKAGNGKHNLAIRVDPMPHPGTAGDKGADGLAFLHSGKLYLDSPTYLATSGWDWMPAVRDRGAGLWNHVRLRSTGSAVLGDPRVETTLPNLPDTSLAEVKISVPVRNPGTAPVSVVVQASFGAISLRTTVTVPAGGSANAVFAPAEHPALRLRDPKLWWPNGYGDPNLHELTLTATVGGVRSDRRSLRFGIRQFGYGYDIPIKIDPATNSAKQTVEFAPVQAKHVRIHCHTRATGWGNSLWSLSVVDSAKPDVDLALGKTASASSVDNPGNAAGNVVDGNTGTRWSSEYTDNQWIQVDLGADTGFDRVVLLWETAYAKDFTVQTSADGQSWTDVKKVSNAPIPLRISVNGVQVYCRGGNWGWDELLRRMVPDRMDAVVKMHRDMNFTMIRNWIGSSYREELFAQCDEQGILVWNDFWEAGAFLADPPGYVDVARDTILRYRTHPCIVVWCAANEQHPPPAIHNGIAKAIAEEHSEILYMPDSAGGFVSGHGPYYWVEPAKYFEASTYDTNNFGFHTEIGMPTVPVVESMRNLVGKDHAGWPIDITWFHHDWSTKGNQRPQTYLEAINTRLGESTSLAEFCRKAQFVNYENMRAMFEAWTANLWQDANALLLWMSHPAWHSTVWQTYDYDLDVNGSYYGARKGCEALHVQANPDGQVVAANHTPVAITGATVKATRYDLNGKQLGTPQSQQLAIPASNITRAFTVPFAADLPALHLLRLVLSDAKGKVLSENTYWRYRKPEDMRQLNTLPQTRVSVRLNDQRPGSLTATLRNEGRTVAALIRLSVRDRRSGARLLPVTYTDNYLWLLPGESRTITATWNPTNHPSTTPTLTAEGYNTR, from the coding sequence TTGCTCGCCAGTGTCGGTGTCGGCGTCGCCTTACCCGGCGCCGCGGCCGCGGCGCCCGATCCGGGACAGGCCGCTCCGCCGCGCACCGATCTGGCCAGGTTCCGGCCGGTCACCGCCTCCTCCACCGCCTATGCCGCCGCCCCGCCGGAGTTCGCGGTGGACGGCCTCGCGGTCACCGGGGTGCGGGGCAGTGGCTGGCGGGCCGAGGCGGCGGGACCGCAGTGGCTGATCGTGGATCTCCAGGCCCAGTGCCGGATCGAGGCGGTCCGCCTGGTCTTCGAGGCCAGGCTGACCGACCCGGCCTACGTGCCGGGCACCGGCTGGAACCCCTTCTCCGACACCGACGGCTCGGAGATCCTCTCCAGTGCCGCCACCGCCTTCCGGCTGGAGGTCTCGGACAACGGCACCGCCTGGCGGACCGTGTACGAGACCTCCTCCGGCCCCGGCGGCCAGGTCGACATCGCGCTGCCCACCCCCGCGACCGGTCGCTGGGTGCGGCTGTCCACCTCGCGCACGCACAACACGAACCCGGTGGGGCTCAACGGGTTCGAGGTCTACGGCAGCACCGAACGCCCGCGCCCGGCGGTCAAGGGCTGGACCGACTGGGGCCGCAACACCCGCCCCGCCCCGGCCCTGACCGTCGGCAAGGACGGCACCGTGCCGCTGGAGTCCGGCTGGTCGCTGACCATGGACGAGTGGGCCGGGACCAGCGACGGCGCGGCACTGTCCGGCCCCAGCATCGACACCACCACCTGGCTGCCCGCCTCGGTGCCCGGCACCGTGCTGGCCGACCTGGTGGACCAGGGCCACCTGCCCGATCCGGTGTCCGGGCAGAACAACCTGCACATCCCGGAGGCGCTGTCCCGGCACAGCTGGTGGTACCGGCGGGCCTTCACCGTGCCCCGCGAGCTGGACGTCAGCGCCGGACGGCAGGTGTGGCTGGAACTGGACGGGGTCAACCACCACGGCGAGGTCTGGCTCAACGGCCACAAGGTCGGCACCGTGACCAGCCCGTTCGCCCGCGCCCACCTCAACATCACCGAAGCCCTGAAAGCGGGCAACGGCAAGCACAACCTGGCCATCCGGGTCGACCCGATGCCGCACCCCGGCACCGCGGGCGACAAGGGCGCGGACGGCCTGGCCTTCCTGCACTCCGGCAAGCTCTACCTGGACTCGCCGACCTACCTGGCCACCTCCGGCTGGGACTGGATGCCCGCCGTACGCGACCGCGGCGCGGGCCTGTGGAACCACGTTCGCCTGCGCAGCACCGGTTCGGCCGTCCTCGGCGACCCGAGGGTGGAGACCACCCTGCCCAACCTGCCGGACACCAGCCTGGCCGAGGTCAAGATCAGCGTTCCGGTGCGCAACCCCGGGACCGCGCCGGTGTCCGTGGTGGTGCAGGCCAGCTTCGGCGCGATCAGCCTGCGCACCACGGTGACCGTCCCCGCCGGTGGCAGCGCCAACGCCGTGTTCGCCCCGGCCGAGCACCCCGCCCTGCGGCTGCGCGACCCGAAACTGTGGTGGCCCAACGGTTACGGCGACCCCAACCTGCACGAACTCACCCTGACCGCCACCGTCGGCGGCGTCCGCAGCGACCGGCGCAGCCTGCGCTTCGGCATCCGCCAGTTCGGCTACGGCTACGACATCCCGATCAAGATCGACCCGGCCACCAACTCGGCCAAGCAGACCGTCGAGTTCGCCCCCGTCCAGGCCAAGCACGTCCGGATCCACTGTCACACCAGGGCCACCGGCTGGGGCAACTCACTGTGGAGCCTGTCCGTTGTGGACAGTGCCAAACCCGATGTCGACCTGGCCCTTGGCAAGACGGCCAGTGCGTCCTCAGTGGACAATCCGGGCAACGCCGCTGGCAACGTGGTCGACGGCAACACCGGCACCCGCTGGTCCTCGGAGTACACCGACAACCAGTGGATCCAGGTGGACCTCGGCGCGGACACCGGGTTCGACCGGGTGGTGCTGCTGTGGGAAACCGCCTACGCCAAGGACTTCACCGTGCAGACCTCGGCCGACGGCCAGAGCTGGACGGACGTCAAGAAGGTCAGCAACGCGCCGATCCCGTTGCGGATCAGCGTGAACGGCGTGCAGGTGTACTGCCGCGGCGGCAACTGGGGCTGGGACGAACTGCTGCGCCGGATGGTCCCGGACCGGATGGACGCGGTGGTCAAGATGCACCGCGACATGAACTTCACCATGATCCGCAACTGGATCGGCAGCAGCTACCGGGAGGAGCTGTTCGCCCAGTGCGATGAGCAGGGCATCCTGGTGTGGAACGACTTCTGGGAGGCAGGCGCCTTCCTGGCCGACCCGCCCGGCTACGTCGACGTCGCCCGGGACACCATCCTGCGCTACCGCACCCACCCCTGCATCGTGGTCTGGTGCGCGGCCAACGAACAGCACCCGCCGCCGGCCATCCACAACGGCATCGCAAAGGCGATTGCCGAGGAACACAGCGAGATCCTGTACATGCCGGACTCCGCAGGCGGTTTCGTCTCCGGCCACGGCCCGTACTACTGGGTGGAACCCGCCAAGTACTTCGAGGCGAGCACCTACGACACCAACAACTTCGGCTTCCACACCGAGATCGGCATGCCCACCGTCCCGGTGGTGGAGAGCATGCGCAACCTGGTCGGCAAGGACCACGCCGGCTGGCCGATCGACATCACCTGGTTCCACCACGACTGGTCCACCAAGGGCAACCAGCGGCCGCAGACCTACCTGGAGGCGATCAACACCCGGCTCGGCGAGTCGACCAGCCTGGCCGAGTTCTGCCGCAAGGCCCAGTTCGTCAACTACGAGAACATGCGTGCCATGTTCGAGGCGTGGACGGCGAACCTGTGGCAGGACGCGAACGCGTTGCTGCTGTGGATGTCGCACCCGGCCTGGCACAGCACGGTGTGGCAGACCTACGACTACGACCTGGACGTCAACGGCAGCTACTACGGCGCCCGCAAGGGCTGCGAGGCCCTGCACGTACAGGCGAACCCGGACGGCCAGGTAGTCGCGGCCAACCACACCCCGGTGGCGATCACCGGCGCCACGGTCAAGGCCACCCGCTACGACCTCAACGGCAAGCAACTCGGCACCCCACAGTCCCAGCAGCTCGCCATCCCCGCCTCCAACATCACCCGCGCCTTCACCGTTCCGTTCGCGGCCGACCTGCCCGCCCTGCACCTGCTACGCCTGGTCCTCAGCGACGCCAAGGGCAAGGTCCTCTCGGAGAACACCTACTGGCGCTACCGCAAACCCGAGGACATGCGCCAGCTCAACACCCTCCCCCAGACCAGGGTCTCAGTCCGCCTCAACGACCAGCGCCCAGGCAGCCTGACCGCCACCCTGCGCAACGAAGGCCGCACAGTAGCCGCGCTGATCCGCCTCTCCGTCCGCGACCGCCGCTCCGGCGCCCGGCTGCTACCAGTGACCTACACCGACAACTACCTCTGGCTCCTCCCCGGCGAATCCCGCACCATCACCGCCACCTGGAACCCAACCAACCACCCCTCCACCACCCCAACCCTGACAGCAGAGGGCTACAACACCCGCTAA
- a CDS encoding L-dopachrome tautomerase-related protein produces MRFSAVVLAVALAVPLTATTAEATARADLRVAAQSQQMIWNAVAVDRGRVFVSGPRWSGSRGPALARLVHGQARPYPNAEWNSWQPGQDPATKFVNINAIHHDGHGSLWAVDTGSPDFGGNPLPRAAKLVRINLRTNQVTRIHHFADSVALPGSYVDDVRFNGRHAYLTDAGRPGLIVLDLITGTARRVLDNHPSTLAPADRPLVLDGAVVRAPDGSPLRVHADPLELSPDRQWLYYGSLHGPWSRIATRDLDNPALSAAELAAGVTPWADLPAVGGSAMDRHGNLYFTDLVEHALKRRTPDGRISTVVQDSRLHWTDAPFLAPDGRIWLPVPQMDRVALFHGGQSRVQWPIQLLTVRP; encoded by the coding sequence ATGAGGTTTTCCGCCGTAGTGCTGGCGGTCGCACTGGCCGTCCCGCTGACCGCCACGACCGCCGAGGCCACCGCCCGAGCCGACCTGCGGGTCGCGGCGCAGAGCCAGCAGATGATCTGGAACGCGGTGGCCGTTGACCGGGGCCGGGTCTTCGTCTCCGGCCCACGCTGGAGCGGCTCCAGGGGCCCGGCGCTGGCCAGACTGGTCCACGGTCAGGCCAGGCCCTATCCGAACGCCGAGTGGAACTCCTGGCAGCCCGGCCAGGACCCGGCCACCAAGTTCGTCAACATCAACGCCATCCACCACGACGGCCACGGCTCGCTGTGGGCGGTGGACACCGGGTCACCCGATTTCGGTGGCAACCCGCTCCCCCGCGCCGCCAAGCTGGTCCGGATCAACCTGCGCACCAACCAGGTCACCCGGATCCACCACTTCGCCGACTCGGTGGCGCTGCCCGGCAGCTACGTCGACGACGTGCGCTTCAACGGCCGCCACGCCTACCTGACCGACGCGGGCCGCCCCGGCCTGATCGTGCTGGACCTGATCACCGGCACGGCCCGGCGGGTGCTGGACAACCATCCCTCCACCCTCGCCCCGGCCGACCGGCCGCTGGTACTGGACGGCGCGGTGGTGCGGGCCCCGGACGGCAGCCCACTGCGGGTGCACGCCGATCCCCTGGAGCTGTCCCCGGACCGCCAGTGGCTGTACTACGGCTCGCTGCACGGCCCCTGGTCCCGGATCGCCACCCGCGACCTGGACAACCCGGCACTGTCCGCCGCGGAACTCGCGGCCGGGGTCACGCCCTGGGCCGATCTGCCCGCGGTAGGTGGCAGCGCGATGGACCGGCACGGGAACCTGTACTTCACCGACCTGGTCGAGCACGCGCTGAAGCGGCGCACGCCGGACGGCCGGATCAGCACCGTGGTACAGGACTCGCGTCTACATTGGACGGACGCGCCCTTCCTCGCCCCGGACGGCCGGATCTGGCTGCCGGTGCCGCAGATGGACCGGGTGGCCCTGTTCCACGGCGGTCAGTCCCGGGTCCAGTGGCCGATCCAGCTGCTCACGGTCCGGCCGTGA